The Acidobacteriota bacterium genome has a segment encoding these proteins:
- a CDS encoding cobalamin-binding protein — MRRLFKRVAILAGWSLLMCAPVLASRGLKDELGRRVTLPDNPQRVVCLAPSLTETVYALGLGKVVVGVTDYTDYPPEAQAKPSVGGLTDPSLEKIVSLHPDLVLAMAEINREETVDELEHVGIPVFVVDPQGLQGILASVQDVGDALNRSRQARTLVKHLEAQRAAVVARVKGLPRPKVLVVIWYDPLITAGSKSFVTDVISYAGAQSVTANIQQGWPQISLEEMLHLSPDYILLVRGAHGGITEEDLKAHAGWDHLQALRDHHVIYLSERLFHPSPVVFDALEQLAKELHPKAFQSRRDKP; from the coding sequence ATGCGAAGACTTTTCAAGCGAGTAGCGATTCTGGCCGGTTGGTCTCTCTTGATGTGCGCCCCTGTGCTCGCTTCACGAGGATTGAAGGACGAACTGGGCCGGCGCGTAACTCTGCCCGATAACCCCCAGCGTGTTGTTTGCCTGGCCCCGAGTCTCACCGAAACGGTTTATGCGCTGGGTCTGGGAAAGGTTGTGGTGGGCGTAACGGATTATACAGATTACCCGCCGGAGGCGCAGGCGAAACCGAGCGTGGGCGGTTTGACCGATCCCTCATTAGAGAAAATTGTTTCGCTTCATCCGGACCTGGTACTGGCCATGGCTGAAATCAACAGGGAAGAGACTGTTGATGAGCTGGAACACGTGGGGATACCCGTTTTTGTGGTGGACCCCCAGGGGTTGCAGGGGATTCTGGCGTCAGTCCAGGATGTTGGCGATGCGCTCAACCGAAGCCGTCAGGCTCGAACGTTGGTGAAGCACCTGGAAGCGCAACGCGCGGCCGTGGTTGCACGCGTGAAGGGACTACCGCGGCCGAAGGTTCTCGTCGTTATCTGGTATGACCCGCTGATCACGGCCGGCAGCAAATCGTTCGTGACCGATGTTATTTCATATGCCGGAGCGCAATCAGTTACCGCGAATATCCAGCAGGGGTGGCCGCAAATCAGCCTGGAGGAGATGCTGCATCTGTCACCGGATTACATCCTGCTGGTCCGAGGTGCCCACGGCGGGATTACGGAGGAAGACCTCAAAGCCCACGCCGGCTGGGACCATCTTCAGGCGCTCAGGGATCATCATGTGATTTACCTGAGCGAGCGGCTCTTCCATCCAAGCCCCGTTGTTTTTGATGCGTTGGAGCAGCTTGCGAAAGAGCTTCATCCGAAAGCCTTCCAATCGAGGAGAGACAAACCGTGA
- a CDS encoding cobyrinate a,c-diamide synthase: MIKGFVVAGPASGVGKTTVTLALMAAFRRRGMQVQPFKCGPDFIDAGHHTRACRRSSRNLDGWMLPADKNRDIFCRNAAGADVCIVEGVMGLFDGASGKSETGSTAEMAKLLGLPVVFVVDASKVARSVAPLVHGFETFDREVRILGVIFNKVAGPTHYALLRDAVESACGAASLGYMPRDERIQVPERYLGLFTAGEDLLPDSKLSVLAEIAEGNIDLEKLLESAKSFVAAPTEGQSAPTVSRARVGVARDRAFCFYYEDNLDALRGAGAEIVEFSPMKDAGLPAKLDALYFGGGYPELYAGQLSANEGMIASVKKFADEGGAIYAECGGLMYLANQIVTRDGKAFPMAGILPLGVQMTDRLVNFGYAELCLTTDCLWGTAGTRARGHSFHCSTIMGPEPIDQAYRVRYTLGRREEAEGFHVKNVLASYIHLHFLSSPGLAGTFVENVQRAKQKMLLKAGD; encoded by the coding sequence ATGATTAAAGGATTTGTTGTTGCGGGTCCGGCTAGCGGAGTGGGCAAAACCACCGTGACGCTGGCCCTGATGGCGGCATTCCGGAGACGGGGAATGCAGGTCCAGCCTTTCAAATGCGGGCCGGATTTCATCGATGCGGGACACCATACTCGCGCCTGCAGGCGCTCATCGCGCAACCTGGACGGATGGATGCTCCCAGCCGACAAAAATCGCGATATCTTCTGTCGCAATGCGGCGGGCGCTGACGTTTGTATCGTGGAAGGAGTGATGGGGCTCTTCGACGGCGCAAGCGGAAAATCCGAAACGGGCAGCACGGCAGAAATGGCAAAGCTCCTGGGCCTACCGGTCGTCTTTGTAGTCGATGCCTCCAAGGTTGCGCGAAGCGTGGCCCCCCTGGTGCACGGGTTTGAGACTTTTGATCGTGAAGTGAGAATACTCGGTGTGATCTTCAATAAGGTAGCGGGGCCAACTCACTATGCCTTGCTCCGTGACGCGGTTGAAAGCGCGTGCGGCGCTGCTTCCTTGGGTTACATGCCGCGGGATGAGCGGATTCAAGTCCCGGAACGATACCTTGGGTTATTTACCGCAGGCGAAGACCTGTTGCCGGACTCGAAGTTGAGCGTGCTCGCCGAAATAGCGGAAGGGAATATCGACCTGGAAAAGCTGTTGGAATCTGCCAAGTCTTTCGTTGCCGCGCCCACTGAAGGGCAATCAGCACCGACAGTCTCCCGCGCGCGTGTCGGTGTCGCTCGTGATCGAGCCTTTTGCTTCTACTATGAAGACAACCTCGACGCACTTCGCGGGGCTGGCGCTGAAATTGTGGAATTCAGCCCCATGAAGGACGCCGGGCTGCCCGCAAAGCTCGATGCCCTCTACTTCGGCGGTGGATATCCGGAGCTCTACGCCGGCCAGCTCAGCGCGAATGAAGGAATGATCGCCTCAGTGAAGAAATTCGCGGACGAAGGAGGAGCCATCTACGCCGAGTGCGGCGGCCTGATGTACCTGGCCAATCAAATAGTGACTCGCGACGGCAAAGCTTTTCCCATGGCGGGCATTCTGCCGTTGGGCGTACAGATGACCGATCGCCTGGTGAATTTTGGTTATGCAGAGCTTTGCCTGACGACGGATTGCCTTTGGGGAACGGCCGGGACTCGTGCTCGCGGGCACAGCTTCCACTGTTCGACGATTATGGGGCCGGAGCCGATAGACCAAGCATACAGGGTCCGTTACACGCTTGGCCGACGCGAAGAAGCCGAAGGCTTCCACGTCAAGAATGTATTGGCCAGCTACATTCATCTTCACTTCCTTTCCAGCCCGGGACTCGCGGGAACTTTCGTCGAGAATGTTCAACGCGCAAAGCAGAAGATGCTCTTGAAGGCGGGAGACTAA
- a CDS encoding histidine phosphatase family protein, with amino-acid sequence MRTGEGKQRSGRDLPATTCRLLLVRHATAEGNGRFQGHRDVSLTSAGRRELRLLCEKCSQYPVRAVYSSDLRRARQTANAVAQTFGLEVDVRPDLREMQFGQWEGLSWNQIVRRFPKLAALWVERFPRQTIPGAEPLSRFKKRIAAGVSGIVAANRGQCALIVTHAGVIRFTLGKVLGLPAQNLFRLAQDSCAVNVIDFLETGAVVRCINA; translated from the coding sequence ATGAGAACTGGGGAAGGAAAACAACGGAGCGGTAGAGACCTGCCCGCGACAACTTGCCGGCTGCTCCTGGTCAGACACGCGACCGCAGAGGGCAATGGGCGCTTTCAGGGTCACAGGGACGTTTCTCTGACGAGTGCGGGCCGGCGGGAACTGCGTCTCCTGTGCGAGAAGTGTTCGCAATACCCTGTCCGGGCCGTGTATTCGAGCGATTTGCGGCGTGCGCGCCAGACCGCGAACGCCGTCGCTCAGACCTTTGGACTCGAAGTGGATGTTCGGCCGGACTTGCGGGAGATGCAATTCGGCCAGTGGGAGGGACTTTCGTGGAATCAGATCGTCAGGCGCTTTCCCAAGCTGGCCGCTTTATGGGTCGAGCGGTTTCCGCGCCAGACGATCCCTGGCGCCGAGCCCCTCAGCCGGTTCAAGAAACGCATAGCAGCGGGAGTAAGCGGGATCGTCGCAGCGAATCGAGGGCAATGCGCCCTCATCGTCACCCACGCCGGGGTAATTCGCTTCACTCTGGGAAAAGTTCTGGGCTTGCCCGCGCAAAATCTGTTTCGGCTGGCGCAGGATTCTTGCGCGGTGAATGTCATCGACTTTCTGGAAACTGGCGCGGTCGTGCGGTGTATCAATGCCTGA
- the bluB gene encoding 5,6-dimethylbenzimidazole synthase: protein MRNHSLEFGAREKQGVYDAIYKRRDVRGKFLDDPVPDALLHKLLDAAHHSGSVGFMQPWSFIVIRSKGMKKQVKDIFQEANKEAIKVFDGEKREIYSRLKLEGILESPVNLCVTCDPTRNGPHVLGRHTIPETDVYSTCCAVQNFWLAARAEGLGVGWVSVFDPVKLRQILGIPSHIIPVAYLCVGYVSEFAPRPELESAGWLARLPLEELIFYENWGRKTTER, encoded by the coding sequence ATGCGAAATCATTCACTGGAGTTTGGCGCAAGAGAAAAGCAGGGCGTCTATGACGCCATTTACAAGCGTCGCGATGTGCGCGGGAAGTTTCTTGACGATCCGGTTCCGGACGCACTACTTCACAAACTGCTGGATGCGGCCCATCACAGCGGCTCGGTGGGATTCATGCAGCCGTGGTCGTTCATCGTCATCCGCAGCAAGGGCATGAAGAAGCAGGTGAAGGATATCTTCCAGGAAGCAAACAAGGAGGCCATTAAGGTATTTGATGGCGAGAAGAGGGAGATTTACTCGCGCCTGAAGCTGGAGGGGATTCTGGAATCCCCGGTCAATCTCTGCGTCACCTGCGATCCAACCCGCAATGGACCACACGTGTTGGGCCGCCACACTATTCCTGAAACCGACGTTTACAGCACTTGTTGTGCAGTACAGAACTTCTGGCTGGCGGCGCGGGCCGAGGGATTAGGCGTGGGTTGGGTAAGTGTTTTTGACCCCGTCAAGCTTCGTCAAATTTTAGGAATTCCCTCTCATATCATTCCCGTGGCTTATCTTTGCGTCGGATACGTATCGGAATTTGCGCCGCGTCCGGAACTGGAAAGTGCGGGCTGGCTTGCACGGCTTCCTTTGGAAGAACTGATTTTTTATGAGAACTGGGGAAGGAAAACAACGGAGCGGTAG
- the cobS gene encoding adenosylcobinamide-GDP ribazoletransferase: MKRLLKLFLSAVAFLTRLPVPHGMQVGPDALAGSAAFFPLVGLLVSAGAIFLNQVFSRFVGHDVVIVLVLVFLVAVTGGLHEDALADAADGFGGGWGKDEILSIMRDSRVGSFGVLAIALALLARFVFLRNIPPQRFDSYLVAGQVACRWTALPLAFFLPPAREQSGQGARVAGKITTFSLVTGTLLTVVIVGVALGAKAVWVMLAAVVITAASGAYYHRRIGGVTGDCLGATNHVTEVAVYLTGVVMG; encoded by the coding sequence ATGAAGCGGCTCCTGAAACTTTTCCTGAGTGCCGTGGCCTTTTTGACGAGGCTGCCGGTACCCCACGGGATGCAGGTTGGGCCGGATGCCCTGGCAGGGTCGGCAGCGTTTTTCCCTCTCGTGGGATTACTGGTGAGTGCAGGAGCCATATTCTTGAATCAGGTTTTCTCCAGGTTTGTCGGCCACGATGTTGTGATCGTCCTTGTTCTCGTCTTCCTTGTTGCCGTCACGGGCGGTCTCCACGAAGACGCTTTGGCGGACGCTGCAGACGGCTTCGGTGGCGGCTGGGGAAAGGATGAGATTCTCAGCATCATGCGGGACAGTCGCGTTGGAAGTTTTGGTGTACTGGCTATCGCACTCGCGCTACTTGCCCGCTTTGTTTTTCTCAGAAACATTCCGCCGCAAAGGTTTGACAGCTATCTGGTGGCGGGGCAGGTGGCCTGCCGTTGGACCGCATTGCCGCTGGCTTTCTTTTTGCCGCCGGCCCGGGAGCAAAGCGGGCAAGGCGCCCGGGTGGCCGGGAAGATTACGACCTTCTCCCTGGTAACGGGAACTCTCCTGACAGTCGTAATTGTGGGGGTTGCTCTGGGGGCGAAGGCGGTATGGGTGATGTTGGCAGCGGTGGTGATCACGGCAGCGAGCGGAGCCTATTACCACCGCAGGATCGGAGGAGTTACCGGTGATTGCCTGGGGGCAACAAACCACGTCACAGAAGTGGCGGTCTATTTGACCGGCGTCGTCATGGGATGA
- the cobT gene encoding nicotinate-nucleotide--dimethylbenzimidazole phosphoribosyltransferase produces MIIEYSNDGNTFRDSLASVPLLAPEWQARAVARLDSLTKPPGSLGRLEEIAIRLVAIREEERPRCARKAIFTLAADHGVTDEGVSAYPKAVTRQMVRNFLAGGAAINVLSRHCGIDVVVVDIGVDGDMREVAGLVHVKVCRGTRNMAQGPAMNEAELYSALGIGIELADLAKKQGHTLIGTGEMGIGNTTAASAITSVLTGRPVAQVTGRGTGLDEPGLRRKIEVIERALEVNRPDPSDPLDLLRKVGGLEIAGLTGLIIGAAARRIPVVIDGFISTAAAAVACAVEPKVRQFLFAGHRSPEPGHAALLEFVGETPLLDLRMRLGEGTGAALAMTLIEAAAKLLDEMATFSSAGVSEASA; encoded by the coding sequence ATGATCATCGAATACAGCAATGATGGGAACACTTTTCGGGACAGCCTTGCATCCGTGCCATTGCTCGCGCCGGAATGGCAAGCACGAGCTGTGGCCCGGTTGGATAGTCTGACCAAACCGCCGGGAAGTTTAGGCCGCCTGGAGGAGATCGCGATCCGCCTGGTTGCGATTCGCGAGGAAGAACGCCCTCGATGCGCCAGGAAGGCGATCTTCACCCTGGCTGCCGATCACGGAGTTACGGATGAGGGAGTCAGCGCTTATCCCAAAGCGGTGACAAGACAGATGGTGCGCAATTTCCTTGCCGGAGGGGCGGCGATCAATGTTCTCTCCCGGCACTGTGGGATTGACGTGGTGGTTGTGGATATCGGTGTCGATGGCGATATGCGTGAAGTCGCAGGTCTCGTGCACGTGAAGGTCTGCCGCGGAACGCGGAATATGGCCCAAGGGCCTGCGATGAATGAAGCCGAACTCTATTCAGCGCTGGGAATCGGGATTGAACTGGCGGACCTGGCCAAGAAGCAGGGCCACACCCTCATCGGAACCGGCGAGATGGGAATCGGCAATACGACAGCCGCCAGCGCCATCACCTCCGTCCTGACGGGCCGGCCGGTCGCGCAGGTGACAGGCCGCGGGACGGGTTTGGATGAGCCCGGTCTAAGGCGGAAGATCGAAGTCATCGAGCGGGCCCTGGAGGTAAACCGGCCCGACCCATCCGATCCTCTTGACCTGTTGCGAAAGGTTGGAGGCCTGGAAATTGCCGGCCTCACGGGCTTGATTATCGGTGCGGCCGCCCGGCGAATTCCGGTGGTCATCGATGGCTTTATCTCAACTGCGGCCGCGGCCGTCGCCTGCGCCGTGGAGCCCAAAGTCAGGCAGTTTCTTTTTGCCGGACACCGGTCGCCGGAACCGGGACACGCTGCGCTACTGGAATTTGTAGGAGAAACACCCCTTTTGGATTTGCGAATGAGACTCGGTGAAGGCACGGGCGCAGCCCTGGCCATGACGCTGATTGAAGCGGCTGCGAAGCTGTTAGACGAGATGGCCACGTTCTCGTCGGCCGGCGTCAGCGAGGCATCGGCATGA
- a CDS encoding histidine phosphatase family protein, whose translation MTRIYLVRHGETDWNRDRRLQGILDVGLNEIGITQGRRIAKRFSSLRALKVYTSPLRRALHTATLLQRHGRDCPVMVEPRLREIDHGAWSGLTMDRIARDFPDEFERWQSRPDRVRPRGGESLQEAYRRATGFLHDFTKTSTGSSVLIVSHGVINALLVCAAWGRHWPGFGISLSRMPA comes from the coding sequence GTGACTCGCATTTATCTGGTTCGCCATGGAGAAACCGACTGGAATCGCGACCGGCGGTTACAAGGGATTTTAGATGTGGGGCTGAACGAAATAGGGATCACTCAGGGTAGGCGGATCGCCAAACGCTTTTCGAGTCTGCGGGCGTTGAAGGTGTACACGAGCCCGCTCAGGCGCGCACTCCACACCGCCACGCTGCTCCAGCGCCATGGGAGAGACTGCCCGGTGATGGTTGAGCCGCGCCTGCGAGAGATTGACCACGGGGCGTGGTCGGGCCTGACGATGGACCGGATTGCCCGTGATTTCCCAGACGAGTTCGAGAGGTGGCAGTCAAGGCCGGATCGTGTGCGGCCCCGTGGCGGGGAGTCACTGCAAGAAGCCTATCGTCGAGCCACGGGCTTCTTGCACGATTTCACAAAGACCTCCACGGGCAGCAGCGTCCTGATCGTCAGTCACGGGGTAATCAATGCACTCCTCGTGTGCGCCGCTTGGGGGCGCCACTGGCCAGGCTTTGGGATTTCCCTCAGCCGAATGCCCGCGTAA
- the cobU gene encoding bifunctional adenosylcobinamide kinase/adenosylcobinamide-phosphate guanylyltransferase, which yields MVTLVLGGARSGKSRYAQELASAFKRVVYIATAHRDDAEMRARIAQHRRERPSSWKTIEVSMGLDRALREAGPQGDLLLIDCLTLYMANLMGRKRSGRRKVRDHIQLLCEAVRDVEASVIIVSNEVGCGVVPPYRSGRDYRDFLGELNQQIAKVADRVILMVAGLPLIVKDRPAA from the coding sequence ATGGTGACGCTCGTATTGGGCGGAGCTCGCAGCGGAAAGAGTCGTTACGCGCAAGAACTTGCCTCCGCCTTCAAGCGAGTTGTCTATATCGCCACGGCACACCGCGATGACGCGGAGATGCGAGCCCGGATCGCGCAACACCGTCGCGAGCGACCTTCGTCGTGGAAGACCATCGAGGTTTCCATGGGGCTCGACCGTGCTCTGCGGGAGGCAGGTCCGCAGGGTGATCTGCTGCTTATTGATTGCCTGACCCTCTATATGGCCAATCTCATGGGCCGCAAGAGAAGTGGGCGCAGAAAGGTTCGAGACCACATCCAACTCCTCTGCGAGGCCGTGCGAGACGTCGAGGCTTCCGTGATCATCGTGTCAAATGAGGTCGGTTGCGGGGTCGTTCCCCCATATCGGAGTGGGCGCGATTACCGGGACTTTCTCGGGGAATTGAACCAACAAATTGCCAAAGTAGCCGACCGAGTGATCCTGATGGTTGCAGGCTTGCCGCTGATCGTCAAGGACAGACCCGCGGCCTAA
- a CDS encoding type II toxin-antitoxin system Phd/YefM family antitoxin has product MTIVVSALGARTNFGKLLRQVEDERRSLVIEKRGTPKAVMLSIRDYVRLASPEPEVLRIIGEESRRKGTANLTSRQIDWIIKSTRAKKRKRG; this is encoded by the coding sequence GTGACAATTGTAGTTTCCGCCCTTGGCGCACGGACTAATTTCGGCAAGCTGCTACGGCAAGTCGAAGATGAACGTCGTTCTCTCGTGATCGAGAAGCGCGGCACACCCAAAGCGGTGATGCTCAGCATCCGGGATTATGTGCGCTTAGCTTCGCCCGAGCCGGAGGTGCTTCGCATCATCGGCGAGGAATCGCGGCGCAAGGGCACGGCCAACCTTACCTCGCGGCAGATTGACTGGATCATTAAATCCACTCGCGCCAAAAAGCGGAAGCGAGGGTGA
- a CDS encoding putative toxin-antitoxin system toxin component, PIN family, with protein MIPLRVVLDTNIVVSAALKPDGLQRTVLLLAITKPASLYISDTILEEYQEVLARPELQIRKGLRQQLLQLVRSHAHRVNPSRPLQVTHDPDDNKFLECADAARADYLVTGNQKHFPRFWKKTTVITSRDFISIVARHLIP; from the coding sequence GTGATCCCGCTTCGGGTTGTGCTCGATACCAACATCGTCGTGTCAGCGGCCCTCAAGCCAGATGGACTCCAGCGCACCGTTCTGCTGTTGGCAATCACCAAACCGGCGAGCCTCTACATCTCCGATACCATTCTCGAAGAATACCAGGAAGTGCTCGCCCGCCCCGAGCTTCAGATTCGCAAGGGCCTCCGGCAGCAACTCCTTCAGCTAGTTCGGAGCCATGCGCATCGCGTCAATCCATCGCGGCCTCTTCAGGTGACTCACGACCCAGACGACAATAAGTTTCTCGAATGCGCCGATGCTGCCCGCGCCGATTACCTGGTCACCGGCAACCAGAAGCACTTTCCTAGATTCTGGAAGAAAACCACGGTGATCACATCCCGTGATTTCATAAGCATAGTGGCACGGCATTTGATTCCCTGA